One Roseomonas sp. OT10 DNA window includes the following coding sequences:
- the aroC gene encoding chorismate synthase → MSHNSFGHLFRVTTWGESHGPAIGCVVDGCPPGIALSEADIQPWLDRRRPGQSKLVTQRQEPDEVRILSGVFEGLTTGTPIALEIANQDQRSRDYGEIAERFRPGHADLAYHLKYGVRDYRGGGRSSARETAMRVAAGAVARKVLGEGVTIRGAMVSLGADGIDRAAWDWEEVGRNDLFCPDPTSVARWTDRLMAIRKAGSSIGAVLEVVADGVPPGLGAPIYGKLDADIAGALMSVNAVKAVEIGEGFAAAALSGEENADEMRMEPDGTVRFLSNHAGGILGGISTGQPVVARFVVKPTSSILSPRRAVDRHGQEVELVTKGRHDPCVGLRAVPVGEAMLACVLADHLLRHRAQNPHAPDRARLPRN, encoded by the coding sequence ATGTCCCACAACAGCTTCGGCCACCTCTTCCGCGTCACAACCTGGGGCGAGAGCCACGGCCCGGCCATCGGCTGCGTCGTGGACGGCTGCCCCCCCGGCATCGCGCTGTCCGAGGCGGACATCCAGCCCTGGCTGGACCGCCGTCGCCCCGGCCAGTCGAAGCTGGTGACCCAGCGCCAGGAGCCGGACGAGGTCCGCATCCTCTCCGGCGTGTTCGAGGGGCTGACCACGGGCACCCCGATCGCGCTGGAGATCGCCAACCAGGACCAGCGCTCGCGCGACTACGGCGAGATCGCCGAGCGCTTCCGCCCCGGCCATGCCGACCTCGCCTATCACCTGAAATACGGGGTGCGGGACTATCGCGGCGGCGGCCGCTCCTCGGCGCGGGAGACGGCGATGCGCGTCGCCGCCGGGGCGGTGGCGCGCAAGGTACTTGGCGAGGGCGTGACCATCCGCGGCGCCATGGTCTCGCTGGGCGCCGACGGCATCGACCGCGCCGCCTGGGACTGGGAGGAGGTCGGGCGCAACGACCTGTTCTGCCCCGACCCGACCAGCGTCGCGCGCTGGACGGACCGCCTCATGGCCATCCGCAAGGCCGGCAGCAGCATCGGCGCGGTGCTGGAGGTGGTGGCGGACGGCGTCCCCCCCGGCCTCGGCGCGCCGATCTACGGCAAGCTCGATGCGGACATCGCGGGCGCGCTGATGTCCGTCAACGCCGTCAAGGCGGTGGAGATCGGCGAGGGCTTCGCCGCCGCCGCCCTGTCGGGCGAGGAGAACGCGGACGAGATGCGCATGGAGCCGGACGGCACGGTGCGCTTCCTGTCCAACCACGCGGGCGGCATCCTGGGCGGCATCTCCACCGGCCAGCCGGTGGTGGCGCGCTTCGTGGTGAAGCCCACCTCCTCCATCCTCTCGCCCCGCCGCGCCGTGGACCGGCACGGGCAGGAGGTGGAGCTGGTGACCAAGGGCCGGCACGACCCCTGCGTCGGGCTGCGCGCCGTGCCGGTGGGCGAGGCGATGCTGGCCTGCGTCCTGGCCGACCACCTGCTGCGCCACCGCGCGCAGAACCCGCACGCCCCGGACCGCGCCCGCCTGCCGCGGAACTGA